The Algoriphagus halophilus genome window below encodes:
- a CDS encoding Rieske (2Fe-2S) protein, with protein MKKYTLGTSKESVMKMIPERSVKKIILGDKNITLVRVAAEFYAFQGYCPHRGAPLYQGSLNNTNEIICPLHQYRFDIRSGEVKAGACPDLETFPTQLKDQGLEISIP; from the coding sequence ATGAAAAAATACACGCTAGGAACCTCAAAAGAATCCGTTATGAAAATGATTCCTGAAAGATCTGTTAAAAAGATCATTTTAGGAGACAAAAATATAACCTTAGTGAGAGTCGCTGCTGAGTTTTATGCATTTCAAGGATATTGCCCCCACAGGGGAGCTCCTTTGTATCAAGGTTCCTTAAATAACACGAATGAAATCATTTGTCCCTTGCACCAATACCGATTTGATATACGGTCCGGAGAGGTAAAAGCTGGGGCATGTCCTGACCTAGAAACCTTTCCTACTCAGTTGAAAGATCAGGGTCTAGAAATTTCTATACCTTAA
- a CDS encoding tRNA-binding protein yields the protein MQTIDYKEFDKIQLIIGTIIRAEIFEKARKPAYKIWIDLGEEIGIKKSSAQITDHYQPDQLIGKQVICVCNFMPRQIADFMSEVLVTGFTAEDGGIMLATVDQPVPNGSKLH from the coding sequence ATGCAAACGATTGACTATAAAGAATTCGACAAAATTCAACTAATTATTGGGACAATAATACGTGCAGAAATTTTTGAGAAAGCCCGGAAACCCGCCTATAAAATTTGGATTGACCTGGGAGAGGAAATTGGTATAAAAAAATCTTCTGCTCAGATCACGGATCATTACCAGCCTGACCAATTAATAGGAAAGCAAGTGATCTGCGTCTGTAATTTTATGCCTAGACAAATAGCCGATTTTATGTCAGAAGTATTGGTTACTGGTTTTACTGCAGAGGATGGTGGAATTATGTTGGCTACCGTCGATCAACCTGTTCCAAATGGGTCCAAATTACATTAA